A genomic region of Runella rosea contains the following coding sequences:
- a CDS encoding bifunctional folylpolyglutamate synthase/dihydrofolate synthase: protein MNYSETIAYLYEKLPVFHRVGAAALKPGLGNIIALCEALGSPQTRFKSIHVGGTNGKGSTSHLLAAILQSAGYNVGLHTSPHLKSYTERFKINGQPCDERVVVDFVEKHKRLIERIEPSFFEISVALAFDYFAQQNVDIAIIEVGLGGRLDSTNIISPLLSVITNISFDHTDLLGDTLEKIAFEKAGIIKAHTPVVISETQPETAPVFIQKADELNAPIYFADQQYHVKTLSVEKGKRVLTIESKKEASLCTLALDLVGNYQLKNVAGVWQSVELLKEQGFDISIDAVKSGMAHCTTLTSFRGRWQVLSESPMVVADVAHNYGGLSETINQIKRHDFDQLHFILGFVKDKDVKGVLGLFPTNAHFYFCSFDSPRALTSDSLVYIADEVGLKGGGYRDVNEALRAALQNASSNDFIYVGGSTFVVSELSEI from the coding sequence ATGAACTATTCGGAAACCATTGCGTATTTGTACGAGAAATTGCCCGTTTTTCACCGCGTAGGAGCCGCTGCGCTGAAACCTGGCCTAGGAAACATTATTGCGCTTTGCGAGGCGTTAGGAAGCCCACAAACGCGGTTTAAAAGCATTCACGTTGGTGGTACCAACGGAAAAGGGAGTACCTCTCATTTGTTGGCGGCTATTCTTCAATCCGCAGGGTATAACGTAGGCCTGCATACGTCACCGCATTTAAAATCCTATACCGAACGTTTTAAGATAAATGGCCAGCCGTGCGACGAAAGGGTAGTGGTTGACTTTGTCGAAAAGCATAAGCGTTTAATCGAAAGAATTGAGCCATCTTTTTTTGAAATCAGTGTCGCTTTGGCATTTGATTATTTTGCCCAGCAAAACGTGGATATTGCCATCATTGAAGTAGGGTTGGGGGGGCGTTTGGATTCCACCAACATTATTTCTCCGCTTTTGTCGGTCATTACCAATATCAGTTTTGATCATACTGATTTGTTAGGAGATACCCTTGAAAAAATTGCGTTTGAAAAAGCGGGAATTATTAAGGCCCATACCCCGGTCGTCATTTCGGAAACCCAACCCGAAACGGCCCCCGTGTTTATTCAAAAAGCCGATGAATTGAACGCACCGATTTATTTCGCCGACCAACAGTACCATGTCAAAACCCTTTCGGTAGAAAAAGGTAAACGGGTCCTAACAATAGAAAGTAAAAAAGAGGCATCCTTATGCACACTAGCACTGGATTTGGTCGGGAACTATCAGCTTAAAAATGTGGCGGGGGTATGGCAAAGTGTTGAATTATTAAAAGAGCAAGGCTTTGATATTTCAATAGATGCAGTAAAATCAGGAATGGCGCATTGCACAACCCTTACCTCGTTCAGAGGGCGTTGGCAAGTATTGAGCGAATCTCCGATGGTCGTTGCCGACGTTGCCCACAATTATGGCGGATTGAGCGAAACCATTAACCAAATCAAAAGGCATGATTTCGACCAACTTCATTTTATCTTGGGATTTGTCAAAGACAAAGACGTCAAAGGGGTTCTGGGCCTTTTTCCAACAAATGCCCATTTCTATTTCTGCAGCTTTGATTCCCCAAGGGCGCTGACCTCAGATTCATTAGTCTATATAGCAGATGAAGTTGGCTTAAAAGGTGGTGGATATAGAGATGTAAACGAAGCATTGCGTGCAGCACTACAAAATGCTTCCTCGAATGATTTTATTTACGTAGGGGGCAGTACTTTTGTGGTTTCTGAACTGTCTGAGATTTGA